One genomic window of Canis aureus isolate CA01 chromosome 15, VMU_Caureus_v.1.0, whole genome shotgun sequence includes the following:
- the LOC144285124 gene encoding USP6 N-terminal-like protein: MGALARRPQGSVVGPRVLAPELVREVGYCQGMSEIVAILLMFLPEEDAFWALAQLMTDDRHAMHGFFIPGFPKLLRFQAHHERVLQRALPDLRKHMDEEQMSTSIYTPKWFLQCFLGQTPFPLTLKLWDAYVLDGERVLTAMAYTILKVHRKRLLKLPLEGLREFLQDSLAQPWALEDESVLRHLRASMTQLRRMRCDLPPPRDDTVGPRTPFLPRGHCSSCPSLGSDGHSQGRAREALSPLPCTGPGPSALRVHGAARCSWASGAERGERGEARALQGRKPTPTRAGLSLVEDVIWAKECKRGDEEQVAG; encoded by the exons ATGGGGGCCCTGGCACGGCGGCCGCAGGGCTCGGTAGTGGGGCCCAGGGTGCTGGCGCCCGAGCTTGTCCGG GAGGTGGGCTACTGCCAGGGCATGAGCGAGATCGTGGCCATCCTCCTCATGTTCCTGCCTGAGGAGGACGCCTTCTGGGCGCTGGCCCAGCTGATGACAGACGACAGGCACGCCATGCACG GTTTCTTCATCCCGGGCTTCCCGAAGCTCCTCAGGTTCCAGGCTCATCACGAGCGCGTCCTCCAAAGAGCTCTCCCCGACCTGAGGAAGCACATG GACGAGGAGCAGATGTCCACCAGCATCTACACCCCAAAATGGTTCCTGCAGTGCTTCCTCGGCCAG ACCCCCTTCCCGCTCACCCTGAAGCTGTGGGATGCCTACGTACTCGATGGGGAGAGGGTGCTCACGGCCATGGCCTACACCATCCTCAAGGTGCACAGGA AGCGCCTCCTGAAGCTGCCCCTGGAAGGGCTCCGGGAGTTCCTCCAGGACtctctggcccagccctgggccctggaggacGAGTCGGTGCTCAGACACCTTCGGGCCTCCATGACCCAGCTCCGGAGGATGCGGTGCGACCTGCCCCCCCCCAG GGACGACACTGTCGGGCCCAGGACACCCTTCCTGCCCCGCGGCCACTGCAGCTCGTGCCCCTCGCTGGGCAGTGACGGGCAcagccagggcagagccagggaggCGCTGAGCCCGCTGCCCTGCACAGGCCCGGGACCCTCTGCCCTCCGCGTCCACGGGGCAGCTCGATGCTCGTGGGCCTCGGGGGCAGAGCGTGGCG aacgaggggaggCACGGGCCTTACAGGGAAGGAAGCCCACTCCCACTCGGGCGGGACTGTCCCtcgtggaggacgtcatctgggccaaggaGTGCAAGCGGGGCGATGAAGAACAGGTCGCAGGTTAG